One stretch of Microvirga lotononidis DNA includes these proteins:
- a CDS encoding DUF5309 domain-containing protein produces MAAISNTHTTDLSKRNRETLDDMISIITADETPLLTLIGSETVEGIKPEWNLDALANPDTANAFAQGDQYSYNAITPTTRVGNYTQILRKSFIVAKTQEAVKKAGAKSDFNREKLKKGQEIRIDLEVIAASNQASVAPSGATAGKLGGLRAWVASNDDMGATGASGGYNTGTGLVTAATNGTQRAFTKALMDNNIQAVYQAGGNPTTLMVSPYNKRVFSTFMSDANVVANRGKVEGKEQARIYAAADEYLSDFGLITVMPNRQWARAGAAAARNAFLLEPGKLAMGVLRPIAEDTDVVPNADAKAGVLITEQTLIVKNEAALGVIADLFGLTAST; encoded by the coding sequence ATGGCCGCTATTTCCAATACCCACACCACGGATCTGTCCAAGCGTAATCGTGAAACGCTCGATGACATGATCTCCATCATCACCGCTGACGAGACGCCGCTTCTGACGCTCATCGGCTCCGAGACCGTCGAAGGCATCAAGCCGGAATGGAACCTCGATGCGCTGGCGAACCCGGACACGGCGAACGCCTTCGCTCAGGGCGACCAGTACAGCTACAACGCCATCACCCCGACCACCCGCGTCGGCAACTACACGCAGATCCTGCGCAAGTCCTTCATCGTCGCCAAGACCCAGGAAGCGGTGAAGAAGGCCGGCGCCAAGTCCGACTTCAACCGCGAAAAGCTGAAGAAGGGCCAGGAGATCCGCATTGACCTTGAGGTCATCGCGGCGTCCAACCAGGCTTCCGTTGCTCCCTCGGGCGCCACGGCCGGCAAGTTGGGCGGTCTTCGCGCATGGGTTGCCTCGAACGACGACATGGGCGCTACGGGTGCCTCGGGTGGCTACAACACCGGCACGGGCCTTGTGACCGCTGCCACGAACGGCACTCAGCGCGCCTTCACCAAGGCCCTGATGGACAACAACATCCAGGCTGTCTACCAAGCCGGCGGCAACCCGACCACGCTGATGGTCTCGCCCTACAACAAGCGCGTCTTCTCGACCTTCATGTCGGATGCCAACGTTGTTGCCAACCGTGGCAAGGTCGAAGGCAAGGAGCAGGCCCGCATTTATGCGGCGGCTGACGAGTATCTGTCCGACTTCGGCCTGATCACCGTCATGCCGAACCGCCAGTGGGCTCGTGCCGGTGCCGCCGCTGCCCGTAACGCCTTCCTCCTGGAGCCGGGCAAGCTCGCCATGGGCGTCCTGCGCCCCATCGCGGAAGACACGGACGTTGTGCCGAATGCCGATGCGAAGGCGGGTGTGCTCATCACCGAGCAGACGCTTATCGTCAAGAACGAAGCCGCTCTCGGCGTCATTGCCGACCTCTTCGGCCTGACGGCTTCCACCTAA
- a CDS encoding phage adaptor protein: MALDSYSGLQEAALSVVGREGDSSLTAYAPTAISLVEAKLNRHLRVAEMEATSTGTSDNGMLALPTDYTGWRRVEAFPYGPLEFQEPNFLASRFPNGEGGVPKYFTIQGAALITYPAYAGEIALDYYQKIPALSDINTSNWLLSKHPDVYLFLTVSELYAFAKNYEEAVTWNQRGMTAVEEVNTLDKSKRYSRISVRVKGPTP, from the coding sequence ATGGCGTTGGATAGCTATTCCGGCCTCCAAGAGGCGGCGCTCAGTGTCGTTGGCCGTGAGGGGGATAGCTCTCTGACGGCTTACGCTCCGACAGCGATCAGCCTCGTTGAGGCCAAGTTGAACCGTCACCTTCGGGTCGCTGAAATGGAGGCGACTTCGACCGGCACTAGTGATAACGGGATGCTTGCTCTGCCGACCGATTATACCGGCTGGCGCAGGGTTGAAGCGTTCCCTTATGGCCCGCTGGAGTTCCAGGAGCCAAACTTCCTCGCCTCGCGCTTCCCGAACGGGGAGGGCGGCGTCCCGAAGTATTTTACGATCCAGGGCGCGGCGTTGATCACGTACCCGGCCTATGCCGGGGAAATCGCCCTCGACTACTACCAGAAGATCCCGGCGCTTTCCGACATCAACACCTCCAATTGGCTGCTGTCAAAGCATCCTGACGTGTACCTCTTCCTGACGGTCTCCGAACTGTACGCCTTCGCCAAGAACTACGAAGAGGCTGTGACCTGGAACCAACGCGGCATGACGGCCGTGGAGGAGGTCAACACCCTCGACAAATCCAAGCGGTATTCCCGCATTTCCGTCCGCGTGAAAGGTCCGACGCCATGA
- a CDS encoding heparin lyase I family protein translates to MSRPNVPGGAFAGGSYSPPGGGGPTPEDWADIVRLIGDQHYAGKDATAAAVSAKADASSILALQSAINAKANVSSVATIEAALNNLALGLAGKAPAPPVGYQYVLAEVGGTPPVTLPALASGYIWASQVNPVTYDRSKLVPWGQRSVGSDPSLYDLAKWRVTVPRLPYSWSSSDNNEIIFEVRSGDRYGYPTPEGGWTDPVTSERSELQSEFLVPVAWNSSMGWKSKLVGSQNTAPWCVLMQAFARNNGAGMGSPAVALTLEGNDTCQFIIRRGSTSNPQEVYLKSFPFPRGVDTDIWVEWKYSTTGNGYARLYVNNQTIIAAENINVGYTGQTHFEPTVGIYRRAVPETLKHHVKDMRVSW, encoded by the coding sequence ATGAGCCGCCCGAACGTTCCTGGTGGAGCCTTCGCAGGTGGCTCATATTCCCCTCCGGGGGGAGGCGGCCCGACCCCTGAAGATTGGGCTGACATCGTGCGGCTGATCGGTGATCAGCATTACGCCGGCAAGGACGCTACGGCCGCAGCGGTGTCCGCCAAGGCCGATGCTTCGAGCATCCTGGCGCTTCAGTCCGCGATCAACGCCAAGGCCAATGTCTCGTCCGTCGCCACCATTGAAGCGGCCCTTAACAATCTCGCGCTGGGTCTCGCCGGCAAGGCTCCCGCACCACCCGTTGGTTACCAGTACGTCCTTGCCGAAGTGGGTGGCACTCCTCCGGTCACTCTGCCCGCGCTGGCGAGCGGATATATCTGGGCGAGCCAGGTCAACCCGGTCACCTACGACCGCAGCAAGCTCGTCCCGTGGGGGCAACGCTCGGTCGGGTCTGATCCATCCCTCTATGACCTGGCGAAGTGGCGCGTTACCGTTCCTCGCCTGCCTTATTCGTGGTCCTCTTCCGATAACAACGAGATCATCTTCGAGGTTCGGAGCGGCGACCGCTACGGATACCCGACGCCCGAGGGAGGCTGGACAGATCCGGTCACTTCGGAGCGTTCCGAGCTTCAGAGCGAATTCCTGGTTCCGGTCGCGTGGAACTCCAGCATGGGCTGGAAGTCCAAGCTGGTTGGTTCCCAGAACACGGCTCCCTGGTGCGTCCTCATGCAGGCATTCGCCCGCAACAACGGCGCCGGCATGGGCTCTCCCGCTGTGGCCCTGACGCTCGAAGGCAACGATACCTGCCAGTTCATCATTCGGCGCGGCAGCACATCGAACCCGCAGGAGGTCTATCTCAAGTCCTTCCCGTTCCCGCGCGGGGTCGATACGGATATCTGGGTGGAGTGGAAATACAGCACCACGGGCAACGGCTACGCACGGCTCTACGTCAACAACCAGACGATCATCGCGGCCGAGAATATCAATGTCGGCTACACCGGACAGACCCATTTCGAACCGACTGTCGGCATCTACCGCCGCGCCGTTCCCGAGACGCTCAAACACCACGTCAAGGATATGCGGGTGAGCTGGTAG